Proteins from a genomic interval of Flammeovirgaceae bacterium SG7u.111:
- a CDS encoding Hpt domain-containing protein, with protein sequence MKIDFSYITDVANGRTELLVKLLKTISANLEEYPINMQNAFDKGDYMSLGEIAHKYKSSVGYLGNEGFTQLLTMIDQIRDEEVVDAEETKLFLDEVINHSASIKAQIDLKLKEF encoded by the coding sequence ATGAAAATAGATTTTAGCTATATCACAGACGTAGCAAATGGCAGGACAGAATTGCTAGTAAAGCTCTTAAAAACCATATCTGCAAACCTTGAAGAATACCCCATAAATATGCAGAATGCTTTTGATAAAGGTGATTATATGAGCTTGGGAGAAATAGCCCACAAATACAAATCGAGTGTTGGTTATTTGGGAAATGAAGGGTTTACACAACTTCTCACTATGATTGACCAAATCCGTGATGAAGAAGTGGTTGATGCCGAAGAAACAAAATTATTTTTGGATGAAGTTATCAATCATTCAGCCAGCATTAAAGCTCAAATTGATCTAAAACTGAAAGAGTTTTAG